The following proteins are encoded in a genomic region of Leptolyngbyaceae cyanobacterium:
- a CDS encoding aspartate kinase — translation MALIVQKYGGTSVGSVERIQAVAQRVFKTVQAGNSLVVVVSAMGKTTDGLVKLAYEISPSPSRREMDMLLSTGEQVSIALLSMALQELGQPAISLTGAQVGIVTEAEHTRARILKIETDRVERHLKEGKVVVVAGFQGISSMEQMEITTLGRGGSDTSAVALAAALGASCCEIYTDVPGILTADPRIVPDAQLMSEITCDEMLELASLGAKVLHPRAVEIARNYGMPLVVRSSWSDEPGTWVISRHPQKRALEDLELVRPVDAVEFDTDQAKVALLRVPDRPGVAAKLFGEIATQDLDVDLIIQSIHEGNSNDIAFTVSKNLSKKAEAVASAIAPVLRGDPTKLDEAEVMVDGEIAKVSIAGAGMIGRPGVAAQMFATLSEAGINIQMISTSEVKVSCVIDAVDCDRAIAVLCNTFDVRSSPVNERLSAPVSRPSSADLQSPVRGVALDLKQARIAIRQIPDRPGMAARIFQQLARENISVDTIIQSQRCRIVEGIPRRDIAFTVAQADAEAAKKTLLSVVSEIGAEEVVVDDAIAKVSAVGTGMEGQPGVAARLFEALAKHQINIQMIATSEIKISCVVSKEQGVTALQAIHAAFGLAGTQKIEVPA, via the coding sequence ATGGCTCTAATTGTTCAAAAGTATGGTGGCACTTCTGTTGGGTCTGTCGAACGCATCCAAGCAGTAGCCCAGCGCGTTTTCAAAACCGTCCAAGCCGGTAACTCCCTAGTGGTAGTCGTTTCCGCGATGGGGAAAACTACCGATGGTTTAGTTAAATTAGCTTACGAAATCTCCCCATCGCCCAGCCGTCGGGAAATGGATATGCTCCTTTCTACAGGGGAGCAAGTTTCGATCGCCCTACTCAGTATGGCTTTACAAGAATTGGGTCAACCCGCCATTTCTCTCACCGGTGCCCAAGTAGGAATCGTGACCGAAGCCGAACACACCCGCGCCCGGATTCTGAAAATCGAAACCGATCGCGTAGAGCGCCACCTCAAAGAAGGTAAAGTGGTTGTGGTAGCTGGTTTCCAAGGGATCAGCAGCATGGAACAAATGGAAATTACTACCTTGGGACGGGGCGGTTCCGATACTTCGGCGGTAGCTTTGGCGGCAGCTTTAGGAGCTAGTTGTTGCGAAATTTACACGGATGTACCGGGAATCTTAACCGCCGATCCTCGCATAGTACCGGATGCCCAACTGATGTCGGAAATCACTTGCGATGAAATGCTGGAATTAGCCAGCTTGGGAGCAAAAGTGCTGCATCCCCGCGCGGTGGAAATCGCCCGTAATTATGGAATGCCTTTGGTGGTACGCTCTAGTTGGAGCGACGAACCGGGAACTTGGGTAATTTCCCGTCATCCGCAAAAGCGAGCGCTGGAAGATTTGGAACTCGTCCGCCCGGTAGATGCGGTGGAATTCGATACGGATCAAGCGAAAGTGGCTTTATTGCGAGTACCCGATCGTCCGGGAGTAGCCGCTAAGTTATTTGGGGAAATCGCTACTCAAGATTTGGATGTGGATCTGATTATTCAGTCGATTCACGAAGGTAATAGTAATGATATTGCTTTTACTGTCAGTAAAAATTTGTCCAAAAAAGCAGAAGCCGTAGCATCTGCGATCGCGCCCGTGCTGCGGGGAGACCCTACCAAACTAGATGAAGCGGAAGTGATGGTAGATGGGGAAATCGCTAAAGTTAGTATCGCTGGTGCGGGAATGATCGGGCGTCCCGGCGTAGCTGCTCAAATGTTCGCTACTTTATCAGAAGCGGGAATCAATATTCAAATGATTTCTACTTCGGAAGTAAAAGTTAGTTGCGTAATTGATGCCGTTGATTGCGATCGCGCAATTGCCGTCCTGTGCAACACCTTCGACGTTCGCAGTTCCCCAGTAAATGAACGGCTTTCTGCTCCAGTATCTCGCCCATCATCTGCCGATCTCCAATCCCCAGTCAGAGGCGTTGCTTTAGATCTCAAACAAGCAAGAATTGCCATTCGCCAAATTCCCGATCGTCCGGGGATGGCGGCGCGTATTTTCCAACAACTAGCGAGAGAAAATATCAGCGTCGATACGATCATTCAATCCCAACGCTGTCGGATCGTTGAAGGCATACCTCGTCGGGATATTGCCTTTACCGTCGCCCAAGCCGATGCAGAAGCTGCCAAGAAAACTCTCTTATCAGTAGTTTCGGAAATCGGTGCTGAAGAAGTAGTGGTTGATGATGCGATCGCCAAAGTCAGCGCCGTCGGTACCGGTATGGAAGGACAGCCCGGTGTAGCAGCACGTCTGTTTGAAGCACTAGCAAAACACCAAATCAACATCCAAATGATTGCCACATCCGAAATCAAAATCAGTTGCGTCGTCTCGAAAGAACAAGGCGTGACTGCCCTACAAGCAATCCACGCTGCGTTTGGACTCGCCGGTACTCAAAAAATTGAAGTCCCCGCTTAA